The following coding sequences lie in one Vibrio casei genomic window:
- a CDS encoding DEAD/DEAH box helicase translates to MLRKWQSECADKAISFYKNQCKHFLCQATPGSGKTVLAAEVAKRLLDENKIDLVLCFSPSLSVAEGIKDTFSWKLNCAFNGGLGAIGASFTYQSLAYFPDSFWLMLKRKRLFVIFDEIHHCAGDTPESSNAWGEQVLVKLQHVADYTLALTGTPWRTDKAPIVMAKYSDPEGQIVCNYQYSLKQAVQDGVCRIPKITLIDNDNLSVTESNESKSFSSILDLLKHSDLSYQSILHNEKAMDYLLGLGCKKLNEIRSKIPNAGGLVVASSVEHAKVIQQTLIEKFQQTTELVTYRQENPLKLIDGFRHSTIQWIVSVGMISEGTDIPRLQVCCHLSAVKTELYFRQVLGRILRVNHNGNQEAWLYTFAESSLVKFSEQIEQDIPETCMFAKFDDLKGGFISTLDTSKPEIVSRLEKLNISTVKWQASEVKAALKHGRSDLISYENDLKLGQFKQRIIAAFV, encoded by the coding sequence ATGCTAAGAAAGTGGCAGTCTGAATGTGCCGATAAAGCGATCTCATTTTATAAAAATCAATGTAAACATTTCTTATGCCAGGCAACACCAGGTTCAGGTAAAACCGTGCTAGCCGCAGAGGTTGCTAAGAGATTACTGGATGAAAATAAAATTGATTTAGTGCTATGTTTTTCTCCTTCGTTGAGTGTTGCAGAAGGAATAAAAGATACATTTTCTTGGAAGTTAAACTGTGCTTTTAATGGAGGACTTGGAGCAATTGGTGCGTCATTCACTTATCAAAGTTTGGCTTATTTTCCTGATTCTTTTTGGCTGATGTTAAAAAGAAAACGTCTTTTTGTAATTTTCGATGAAATCCATCATTGTGCTGGTGATACGCCTGAGTCATCAAATGCGTGGGGAGAACAAGTTTTAGTTAAGCTACAACATGTGGCGGATTATACATTAGCGTTAACCGGAACACCGTGGCGTACAGATAAAGCACCTATTGTTATGGCTAAATATTCTGATCCAGAAGGACAAATTGTCTGTAACTATCAATATTCCTTAAAACAAGCGGTACAAGATGGAGTATGCCGGATACCGAAAATCACGCTAATAGATAATGATAATTTATCGGTAACTGAATCCAATGAAAGTAAGTCGTTTTCATCGATTCTAGATTTATTAAAGCATTCAGATTTATCTTATCAAAGCATTCTTCATAACGAAAAAGCGATGGATTACCTATTAGGTTTAGGGTGTAAAAAGCTCAATGAAATTAGATCAAAGATCCCAAATGCAGGGGGTTTAGTTGTAGCCTCATCCGTCGAGCACGCTAAAGTAATTCAACAAACACTCATAGAGAAGTTTCAACAAACCACTGAGTTAGTGACTTACAGACAAGAAAATCCATTAAAATTAATTGATGGTTTTAGGCACAGCACAATACAATGGATTGTCAGTGTTGGAATGATTAGCGAAGGAACAGATATTCCTCGACTGCAAGTTTGTTGTCATTTAAGTGCCGTGAAAACCGAATTGTACTTTAGGCAGGTACTTGGGAGAATCCTGCGAGTTAATCATAATGGCAATCAAGAGGCATGGTTATACACTTTTGCTGAAAGCAGTTTGGTGAAATTTTCCGAGCAGATAGAGCAAGATATTCCAGAGACTTGTATGTTTGCCAAATTTGATGATTTAAAGGGAGGTTTTATCTCAACCTTGGACACATCTAAACCAGAAATAGTATCACGGCTGGAGAAATTAAATATTTCTACTGTGAAATGGCAAGCGAGTGAAGTCAAAGCTGCATTAAAACATGGTAGGAGTGATTTAATATCTTATGAAAACGATTTGAAACTAGGCCAGTTTAAGCAAAGAATTATTGCTGCATTTGTATAA
- a CDS encoding Mu transposase C-terminal domain-containing protein, with protein sequence MRKAILNTVLQKDWVKEKYPCIKNEWPCSGKIQNLVVDNGAEFWSNDLEDALRPLVSNILYTKAGNPWEKTGVEKFFDKLNNGLIKKFPGKTFSRTEQLKDYNPKRDAVVRVSEFLELLHKWIIDLYHQSPDARETGIPVQRWYESKFRPSEYKSSEKEQLKIELGPVHHRTIGLGGIRLYNMRYESKELIEYRKQNSLDNSGKLYVKTKTDPMDLSYIYVYLENEFRYIKVPVVDNTNYTRGLTLFQHKIVEKVRRLNTRFSADELSLAESRLYIEERIQTETNRSSNKKRPNVKVGSTSKLAKYHEVGSDGPTTIIASQSNSQPPKSTEQPLIEEVDWDDESEDIEGY encoded by the coding sequence GTGCGCAAAGCAATTTTAAACACGGTCCTACAAAAGGATTGGGTAAAAGAAAAATATCCTTGCATAAAAAATGAATGGCCTTGTAGCGGTAAAATCCAAAATCTGGTTGTTGATAATGGCGCTGAGTTTTGGAGTAATGATCTTGAAGATGCATTACGCCCATTAGTGTCAAATATTCTTTATACCAAAGCTGGTAATCCTTGGGAAAAGACCGGTGTAGAGAAGTTTTTCGATAAGTTAAATAATGGTTTAATTAAGAAATTTCCCGGTAAGACCTTTTCACGCACTGAACAATTGAAAGACTATAACCCTAAAAGAGATGCGGTGGTGCGGGTTAGTGAGTTTTTAGAACTTTTGCATAAATGGATTATCGATCTCTATCATCAATCTCCAGATGCACGGGAGACGGGAATACCTGTCCAACGATGGTATGAATCTAAGTTTCGTCCGTCTGAATATAAATCATCAGAAAAAGAACAGCTTAAAATTGAGTTAGGTCCAGTTCATCATCGAACTATTGGTCTTGGTGGCATTCGTTTATATAACATGAGATATGAATCCAAAGAGTTAATAGAATACCGTAAACAAAATTCATTAGATAATTCTGGCAAGCTTTACGTGAAAACTAAAACTGACCCTATGGATTTAAGTTACATATATGTTTATCTGGAAAATGAATTTCGTTATATCAAAGTGCCAGTTGTTGATAATACAAACTATACCCGTGGCCTAACTTTATTTCAGCATAAAATCGTTGAGAAAGTTCGGCGTTTGAATACACGGTTCAGTGCCGATGAGTTAAGTTTGGCCGAATCTCGGCTTTATATAGAAGAAAGAATCCAAACAGAAACCAATAGAAGTTCAAATAAAAAAAGGCCCAATGTAAAAGTTGGCAGTACGTCAAAACTAGCAAAATATCATGAAGTCGGAAGTGATGGACCAACGACAATTATAGCTTCTCAATCAAATTCTCAGCCACCTAAAAGTACTGAGCAGCCTCTTATAGAGGAAGTGGATTGGGATGATGAATCTGAAGATATCGAGGGCTATTAA
- a CDS encoding TniB family NTP-binding protein, protein MLGLTEKQKAQLYSFRTCFIEYPEITEIYSIFDRMRLNKSLGGEQESLLLTGETGSGKTALINNYLSKHQTVTTSTFAYQPILNTRIPPKVNELSTMLQLLKDLNTQTGSRAQRNRNELALAESVVVQLKRKKTELIILNEVQELIEFSSVKDRQAIANTLKYISEEAQVSFVLVGMPYSELLAEEPQWNSRLSWRRELRYFQLSKNKAHFIKVIKGLANRMGFSEPPELHKKEIAIALFSICRGEFRLLKHFLEDAMLTCFLAGGATVNLDVLAETYQLKYAQTASNLNPFLNPEGIKISELSIPTKFNPYALKEEDKIISRRFTDALPLNLLLSKSSLKT, encoded by the coding sequence ATGCTAGGACTGACTGAGAAGCAAAAAGCCCAATTGTATAGCTTTAGAACTTGCTTCATTGAATACCCTGAAATCACAGAAATTTATAGTATTTTTGATCGTATGCGGTTAAATAAATCGTTAGGAGGTGAGCAAGAATCTCTTTTGTTGACAGGTGAAACAGGAAGTGGAAAGACAGCATTAATTAATAATTATTTGTCGAAACATCAAACAGTAACAACCTCTACATTTGCATATCAACCTATCTTGAATACTCGTATTCCGCCAAAAGTAAACGAACTAAGTACAATGCTTCAGCTTCTAAAAGACCTCAATACTCAAACAGGTAGTCGAGCCCAACGTAATCGAAATGAGCTAGCGCTAGCTGAGTCAGTTGTAGTTCAGTTAAAGCGAAAAAAAACAGAATTAATTATCTTAAATGAAGTGCAGGAGTTGATAGAGTTTTCATCAGTCAAAGATCGACAAGCCATAGCAAATACATTGAAATATATCAGTGAAGAAGCACAAGTGTCTTTTGTTCTGGTTGGAATGCCATATTCAGAGCTACTTGCAGAAGAACCTCAATGGAATTCAAGACTTTCTTGGAGACGAGAGTTACGGTATTTTCAATTAAGTAAAAATAAAGCACATTTCATAAAGGTTATTAAAGGGTTAGCTAATAGGATGGGTTTTTCAGAACCTCCTGAACTTCATAAAAAAGAGATTGCCATTGCTTTATTTTCGATTTGTAGAGGTGAATTTCGATTACTCAAACATTTTTTAGAAGATGCAATGCTAACTTGTTTTTTGGCTGGAGGAGCAACGGTGAACTTAGATGTATTAGCCGAAACATATCAATTGAAATATGCACAGACAGCATCGAACCTTAACCCATTCTTAAATCCTGAAGGTATCAAAATTTCAGAATTATCGATACCAACAAAGTTCAATCCGTATGCACTAAAGGAAGAAGATAAAATCATTAGTCGCCGCTTCACGGATGCATTACCGTTGAACCTTTTACTCTCAAAGAGTAGTCTTAAAACGTAA
- a CDS encoding helix-turn-helix domain-containing protein: MQKDNPIPARLKEARKKAKITQKELGVRIGMEQSSASGRMNHYEKGRHIPDISTLRRMAEELNVPLHYFFCEDEISAELVCAVDKLSDEDKLALMNQLKAQHNK, encoded by the coding sequence GTGCAAAAAGACAACCCAATTCCAGCGAGGCTCAAAGAAGCCCGTAAAAAAGCCAAAATCACCCAAAAAGAACTGGGGGTGAGAATAGGTATGGAACAAAGCTCGGCAAGTGGTCGAATGAATCACTATGAAAAAGGACGTCACATTCCTGACATCAGTACATTGCGTCGTATGGCTGAAGAATTGAACGTGCCTTTACATTACTTCTTTTGTGAAGATGAGATTAGTGCGGAATTGGTGTGTGCGGTTGATAAGCTCTCAGATGAAGATAAGTTAGCATTAATGAATCAATTAAAAGCACAACATAACAAATAA